The Carassius carassius chromosome 32, fCarCar2.1, whole genome shotgun sequence DNA window GGTTTGCCAACTTGTTACTTGCAACGTTGCCGCTCAAGTAGTTTTTATTCAGAATtggattttcatttattatttaccaTTTATACTGCCCTCCTGAGCCTGACAGTCAACATTTATGAAGGTTAAACATCTCCTTTTCAGTGAAGTGTCAGGCTTAATTTGTAACCTATTTGTGGAAAGTAGCATACATACTAGACAGCAGTTTGAGGACTTTTGGCCTCCCAGTGAGCAACCTTCCAGTAACTTTTCACTGTACTGCAGTGTCAGTGCTTTCGGGTTTCAGACTGTGCAGTCATGTGGAGACAACGGAAGGCAACGGCAGCTCGAGAAAACCATTAGATTGTTCTTCACGTTAAGGTTTGGTGCTACAAGCAGAGCTCAAAGCCCTTTGCAGAATAAAAGACAGAGATTACAGCTCTCCCAATATTAATGACTGTTGCACCACACACAGCTTGGGATATGGTTATGATAAAGGGAGGAGGGGGAAATTGGACTGGCAATATATTGTGTTATACTGTGTGCTTTTTGAACAAGCGATGCATTTATAACTTGCAAGGGCCAATGTTTTCCAAAAGGAGACAATTTGCTGCAAGCCAATTTACAGGTTCTTTATTCCAGGGACTGAAGTTAGCGATTGATTTTCTTGTTATTTTTAATGctgaattgtttgatgaataaTGTCAAAGGTAAGATCTGACAAACTAGTACAGAGACAGGTCAGCCTTCATATTTACCATGAAACCCCAATGCTAATCAATGGTCAtgtgtcacaaaagaaaatacgTCAAATTGTGACGTCTGTGACATTTCGAACAATACAAAGTTGTCAACACTTTTTCAAAGGGAAGTAATGAAATATGTCAGTTTAGTGTGTTATCAAAAGAGCAACAGACAGGGATGGCTCAAGACCTCAGCATGATGTAGAAGGACAGTTAGTCAGGTGCTGTTTTATCTGAGGCAGGATTGTacccatcctctctctctctctcgcactctctctctcgcaaTCTCTCTCTCAAACTCTCTTGAATCTTGCATAGACATATTGGTGGGGCTGAAAGCTTGCTGGTAGTTGGCTGATTGCTTCACTCACTGTTTTTTTCAAAGGCaccatcataaaaataaaaaaagaagacagAAAATCAAGCCATCAAATCAGCTCAGTTCAAACTGAAGGTTTCAGACTAAACCAGACGTGATATTAGGAATACCATGGCTAAAATATATGCATACATTCTCCACCATTATACATTTACAACACAGTTAGCAGTCAGAAAGAATGAATAGTGGCTAGAAAGAAACCCATTATAACAAAACACAACCATTGTATAATATGCATTATTACATTTCGCATTATTTTGCAGAAAGAATGAATAGTGGCTAGAAAAGAAACCCATTATAACAAAACACAACCATTTTAtaatatgcattattatattttaatacataacaTTGTATTTTAAAGGTCGAGCCTACAAACCCCACacttgttttataaaatatttgaagCATATTTTAGAGGCAATCGCTCCATGTTGTCTATAAGCATTAACACCATTTCCCTGCTAAATGTTACAATGCTTCATTCACACATCATGCTTCATTTGCATTACAAAACATGAATAATATTTGTAAGATTTACACAAGAGCTGAGTACAATAGCATGCAATAAAGCTCCTGATGCACAGACAACAATAAAACCAGCTAGTGCTGTTATATCACTGCAAAGGAATACTAATTATATCTCTGTGGTATAAAAGTCATATCAGCTCTCAAATCCACAGTCAATCTAATTATCCGCCCAAAATCGTGAGATTAGGACAGATTTTTGATATGAAGTCCCTAGTGGAACTGACCTCTAAATCTGAGGTCTCCTCAATATCAGGTTGTGCTCCAAGTTgataggattaaaaaaaaacaaatctggtATAAATGAAATCTGAAATATCTGAGAACAAGATAGCACTGAATAAGGATGTAAGATGATGTTTTGAGCAACACATTGTTTGGCAGAGGAAGAGCAATGGAAGCTTTACAGTTCCTGCTGCGGGCGATAACCATCCATTGACACAGCTGGATGAGAGTGTGGGTTAAAAATTAAtaagtgttgaaaaaaaaaaacctaaaaatgcACATAGCTACCGAGTTAAAGTCTGTTTCTTTTTCACACCCGTTTTCAATAGGAGCAGTGGGGGCCTGTTTGAACTGACATGCTGCTAAAGTGCATGAGGAGAGTTAAGAggattatttttgcaattttagaTTCAATGCATTACTCATAATCCTGGGGTTGATGGTGGCCAAATTGTCAGGGTCGAAGGGGGgacctctgtgtgtgtgcctgaaagagagagagagagtgagaaagagagatttAGTTTGCAGAACACTAAACCCGAAAAAGAATATTTTGAAGTAATTTTGAAGAATTGTAATGGTCGctcttttaaaataaagatgtATCTAAAATGGAAACTGAAGCTTTTAACCttcaaaaagaatataaaaacacaataaaaatgctCTACACAACTTTTACACTATAGATAAAGTCTTATTAAGCTTGGCGTGATGAATAGACTgatatttaagtatttaagtgTTGCAAAAACTGCTGAAAAGATGAACTTGACAATCAAATCACTATGATGAATCATTCAGACTGCATATTTTGATCTGATTCAACCAAATATAATTAAAGAATAATTATTTCCTAAATTGGATATCGTTACTCATGAACTAAGCTTCACTCATGTCTAAATGGATTACTTTTATGACAATTTGGTGGTGCTTTTGGGTTTATTTCATTCATTATAATTGCCTTTAAAAGTACACCAgggtgagtgtgagtaaatgatgagattatgacatttttaggtgaactagccctttaaatgTCTAGTCTCTATCTGTATAATCTCAAGGTATTTTTGCCGAGTGCCCTTTGGGAGGAGAATTATTCACTGCAAATTATTGATGATGACAGTAATGATGGCAGTAATTGCTATCATCAAGAAACACCATTACAGCATAGCAGTGTTGCTGGGGCTTCTGGTACTGACCATTAATACCTTTCACAAGAATAAACTGAATCAGTTGCACAAGTGTCCACCAATACAGTTCTAATAATTGCCTTTACGCTGCTTTGAATGTGTTCCCAggacattgcaaaaacattttcctGAATACCACAGCGAGTACTCATAAATGACCCAAAGATTGTTTTCAATCCTAATCGCGATTCAGTTGGCACTTACGAGACACGCAGGTGAGCCACTACCATGtggatttaattaaattacagaatcaattaatcaatcagcCATCGCCATCTGTTTAAGGACAGATGGTGCTATAAATCCGAGATTGGTGGGAGAGCAGATGCTATGAGGGCTCTCAAGATTTCACTTCTGAAAATTGATTATAGAAAGCATTCATCTGAAAAAGCATAAAATACATAGTGTTACAAAACCTTTTTTGGCCCTAAACCAAATGACACCTGCATAACTTCTCTCGGCTTGCCACATGGTCTGCTGGGTAATAGTCTGCCATGAAGTCCACTCCTCTGCAGGCTCTACAAAAGTCCACATCGAGGAGCATGTGACCCCTAAAATGACAAAATGCTTCACTGACATGCACAAAACTACTGACGCCAAACAGGAAATGTTTgctttaaaatttgtattaatattttaaaatatctttcatttatttatttgtcatttttattaattattttaaatattagtatttaggttgaatttatttttataatgtattttaaaaatatatgaatttagtttttttgttagttttaaatagttttcatTAATGTCAATAACCCTgctttttaacacacacacacacacacacacacacacacacacacacacacacacacacacacacacacacacacaaaaacaacagacTTCCTCTCAAACTGAAGCAGACTGAGATTCATTTAACCCTTTTTGCGGAATCACTGCCATCATATACTGCATATTCTTCAGCCTGCAATAATTGATAGAGCACTGGGCTCATTATTTTGAGTTGCTGATTGAATCGTTAGAGGGGTAGTTCAATGACTCAAGGAGGATGAATGTTATCACTGTCGATTCAGATAAGCTTACGGAGTGAAAATCAGACACCGGAAGCCACTGCCTCTGCCTGTCAGATGACAAGGTGTCCATTTGTATTCTTCCCTGTTACTGAGCCTGCCAGACACTGCAATGACTAATAGTAAATGATGGACCACAGCTGAGTGAAATGAATATGATACAGAATGAAAACTGTCTTGCCACTATATTTATCTGCaggctgaaatatttatttaacattgtatAGCCTGTCCATGGCATGTTAAAAATTATGTGAACATGGCATTTGTTTGCCCAACAATATAAGGCTAGTGCTTGGTGATGTGAAATTAGTGATCTTAAACAGTCATGGTGTTGACAattaattttaacaataataagTGGTGCTTTGCTATTAGTATTGCTCATATGAGTTGTTGGGGATTTGAACAAATCAACAACCTTTAATATTAAgctacagacatgaatgataTTGCAAATTGTGCCATTTATCAAGAAACAATGAGCGATACCTGtcaaagttgatgttttaatCATAATCATATCTTCATGGTAAACAGTCAACAGTAAGTTTCATTGAAATAATTAcagaatatatttagaaaatactaTTGACGATATTTAGAAATAACTATATCTAACACTTTTAAGTTTTTCATGGAGAACATGAGCTTATTTGTTGATGTATATTGATGATCCAATTGGTCTGCTGTTTTATTCCTAATGTAGTCTCACATAGCCAGACATTCAGTAAACTTCAGCAAAGATAATACCAATATGACGCATACATCTCCCAGAAATCCTGCAGAGTTCAACAAATCAGTTGACAAATTCAAAACTCCAGAAGTGTTTCCaattttgtgtgccatatgcatcagatgttcagCTAACAGTCCGTGGGCATGACGTGATGTCAGAGGATGAGactgttttaaatataactcCTGGTTGTAGGCTTTAGTATTTATTGTATACAGTATGTAGGGTTACGTTTCAACTTTTTCCTTTCAAAGTTTAATGGCATGGCTTTCAAATATTTAGTAGTGAGCAAGCTGTAACCTAGTGTTAAGTAACATGTGCACTGGTGGTTGGGCTAGCAAGCAACCAAACATAACATCTTAGCAACCACGTAGCAATGCCTCTGGAACCACTATAGCAACCAATGCATCAAAACCACTTAGAAATACCTTTGCAACCATATAAGATTACCCTGGCAACTGCTCACCCAAGCACTGTCAGTGAGTTTTGCCGAGCCATACAGTAGTTGAAATAAGCAAGCAAATTGACAAATTGACAAATTATTCACGGTCCACCAATTGGTAaagcagcatttttttaaaaacacactcaTGCATGCACCCCACCCCCTAATCCATTCGATTTTTCTGTACATGAACAATTTATTCTGATCCAAACTGCGAAAAAACAGCAGAAACTCAAATTAATCATTCCTATGCACAAATCTTTGATTGATGTTGTTTAAACCATTTTGCTCCTCTTAATTCAGGTGTTGTGTGTCTGTATTTGTCATCAAGTGTTGAGTTGTATTTCATATCTGATAACTCAAAGGCCCTGTTCCGTCTCGCTGGCAGTCTGTGCTTCAGCCCCCATCTCCCATGTTCTGGCAGCCTCATTAGAGAGATGAAGCCTTAGTGTAATGAGAGAGCATGAATACAGGTCGATCTGTGTCAGCTGTAACTTCCACTGCTAAACAAAACACACGCgcccacaaaaaaaacaaaaaaaaaacaagctttgaCTGCCAGGATGTTGTGCGCTGAGGAAAAGACAAAACTAGGCCATCTGTGCTTGAGCCCCAATCACTGGCATTTTATTAACTGTAAACGTTCTCGCTGTCCCTCAttcttcctcctctctctctccctcacaggAGTTATGGTCAGTAAGGAGGCAGGCCGCTGCACTCTGTCAAGTTCAGAGTCTGACTCAGAGTCTGGTGGTCCTTCGCTGGAGGGGAGCGGAGCAGACGCGGTACGCAAGCGAAACAAAGCCCTGCAGGTGCGTTTTAAAGACATCTGTGAGGCGCAGAATGAAACTGCCCACCGAGGTGCCAGAGACCGCTCCGTTTCCTGCAAGGTCATCCACCGGAGGTACATGACCATGCCGGCTCGCCGCTCCATCCCAAACGTCACCAAGAGCACGGGCGTGCAAACCTCGCCCGATTTGAAAAAGCGCTACAAGACTTTCCCCTTTGACCGAAAGAAGGGAAACGTCATCAAACACACTGCTCTAGTGGAGAATTATCCAGATCaaaacaattgttttttgagtGATGTAAAGGGTGGGGACCTGGGGACAAGGTACGAAGGACGGGTGCAGCAGACCCGGGTGTTGCTCCACACTACACCGCAGTACAGTGATGCTAAGGACTTGTGTGCTGGGCCGGAATGTTTAGATGGGAAACTCTGCCCTGATCTGTCAGACACAGTTTTGGATCAGTCAGACTCACGGAAGGACACCAATGTCCTGGGGAGTGGGGCCAAGCACAAAGGATTACCCAGTGAAAGCGAGGCAGGGGCAGGCCAGCAGCCCAATTGTGCCTCCTTGACCACGCCGACTCAACCTCTGCAGGTCAGGGGTGACTGTTCAAAGATTTCTGGCCCTATTGCATGGACATCTTTGACACAAGTGGAATGCCCGGAGAGCCCCTCAGGGAGCTGCAAACTAAAAAAAGACACGGCACAGCTGAATGGATTGCAGATGCAGTCTCAGGCTTTGCCTCATTCTGCGAGTTGCGCTTCCCAGGCCCACTGTCACAGTAGTCAAAACTCGGGCACCGCAGAGACCCGGCAGGGCATGCAGGGGCAGCTGATTGCTCTCCCTGGGGCCGATGGGAATGTGAAAGACAGGCTCCAAGCTATGGAGGCTCTGATCAACTCCAGTCAAGAAACCATCAAAGTGCTGCTGGGGGTAATTCAGGAGCTGGAAAGAGGAGAAGCACAGCGAGAGGGGTGAGTCATAGTCTTTATGTAATACATTTAGTATTCATCAACTGTATTTGTGCAGGTTTTGTGTTTCAGGCTTGTTTTCTCAATGTGAGCAAAAAAAGATAGTACTAAAAATACCAGAGTTCTAAGGCTATTGAACCTGTTTTTCATCAGAGTTTGGAGAATCTGCCACTTGCTGATCGGAACTTAAAGAGAAGTTGTTTAAATTTCAGTTCGTAAACACCAACGGGAAATACCGTACAGTATAAAGGAAGCCTTGCCAAAAAAAGTGGTAATGCCACAAGTATCTGTTCACACTTCACAGTCTACATCTATCTCACTGTATATGGATGAACCAGGTTGAACATTTTGGCCAATattgatttataaatattgtatactttttttttttaaataaagattaaacaGCAATCATTTTAAATGCGTCAAGTGAATTTATTTATCACAACAGTATGTTCAGTTTAAAAAATGGCTATTCAGTTAgcaataaatatcacatttagGCAAATgtcattcaaatgtaaaaatagtgAAAATGATCGGGCACAAGTAAATATACAATATTGACTTATATCCTATAAGTGCAACAATTCTAATATTGGCCCATAACGTGTATGGTACTGATATATAGTGCAACAGACTCAAGTACagtaaagtaaatatatatatatatatatatatatatatatatatatatatatatataatttttttttcttccttataGTGATCTACATGCTAATTGAACAGATTACtgaaaaagggaaaaaattaCTGTGGATGGCGACTTTGGTTTTTCTATCAGTTGTTGATTGGAGATCTGAATGCTTGCAGTGGATTGTAATTAAGGGGCGGATTTAAGCAGTTTAAATTATTGTAAAAGTCCTACAAatgtcaccagagagaagtccAGAAGATCAAGCTTTTTGATTATCATTTTGATTCGAACATTATGATGAAAAAAGGAATATGTGAATAGATTAATTGTTCACAGTAAGATCAATAAGATTGCTTTACATTGTGAGCATTTGAATAGTAGGCTATTGAAGATTatccaaaaaatttaattataatagtGAAACAAGATACCCAGAGAGAGTGCAAGCAGTGTTTTTCCTTATCCAAATGACTACATAAACCTTGACAAGTGTATTATGTAAATTAAACTGTCACCTGCTTTCCTGAATGGACTTGTGGAACATCTGGAGGAACAGACATTTTCTCTTACATGAATTAAATGTAACACAATTATACATTGTTTCAGTTCACTGTAGTGTTGATATTAACTAAAGTAGCATATGGTGAATGTGACGTAGAAATATAATATTAGCAACACTTCTGTTTACTTACTCTGATGTTATTGTAATCGCAGTCAAATTACGCTTTTCAGTTGAGTGTGAAACATTTGCCTACATTCTGATTTGCAGTCTCTGCAGTTCTTAATCACTTTACTGTGATGTTTAACACTTTTAAAGGAAAATGCAATGTAACAATTCATTTCAACCCACTTAAGTATAACATCCAATCAATTGTTACCACTTTATGAGCACATTAACTAACAATCATATGTTTGCATAAATCATAATTTCAGTCATTTGAGATGTTTGTAAATGTATGTTCTGCAACAGTAAACAAGGGGGCGGGGCTTAGCGAACTGTCAATCCATAGCCTGTACTCTTCAAAGAtagaataataatgtttgtttggAAAATGTGCTGGAGCTACTCTTCTGTTACACCATACTTCATTTAGCAGACAAGGTCACTCGTAAACAACAAAGCATTTCTAAAACGATCCGTCATACCTGATTTATGAATAAAAGGCTGGTGTGAAGTCAGCAGGGAATATGTATTCAACTCGGCAGCTCGAATATTTTAATTTCACTGCATTTGTGGTGTTAGCGCCACACAGGTTTAAACCAGCACTGTGAACAGCATGAACATCCATTTATAACAACTGTTTAAAGCTTTTAAATGCACTTCAGCTCCATTTCCTTGCCAGCATTTATAGTGAGTGGCAAAAATTCAGGGTTATGGGTTGTGGTGACTGTTGAAATTGGAATCTGGGAAGTAAATGAGGTGAAAAGATGCTTCGGTGCCTGTTGAAAGCCACTTGCGAAGTAACACGGAGACACTTCAATGTCAGATGTCATCCTGCATTCCCTAATACCTGATGCTCCACAGGCACAGAGCCAACCTCACTTTCTCTCTGCCAGCCCTCCCGATGAGAGGAAAGAACTCGATACAATCAGTGCTCCTCATGTTTAATAATGCCCCTCCATTAAGTGGACGTCTCTTCTGGTTGGGATGCTGGGAGCTTAGAAGTGCCTGCCTCAGCTGTTGGCTGGACAGGACGTGACAGTATATTTAGTGAAGGTCGATGAGAGTGGGTTCTGGAGATATTAGCAGCTCTTAATCTCTGGTAGAGATCCAAAAGAAGAGTTAGGCATATGTTTATGTGACATTAAGGACATTTTACAAAAGGtttctgtttttttaaataaatgctattcttttgaaatttatattcattaaagaatcttgaaaaaaaatataatagttgCCAAAAATTTTAAactgcaaaactgttttcaacatagataataataagaaatgttttttgagaaccaaatcaacatattagaatgatatctgaaggatctcGTGACACTGAAAAGTCctgtttgccatcacaggaataaatattaaaatagaaatcagttattttatcaGTTATTATGCCAATAAtactttacaatattactgttttactgtatctttgatcaaataaattcagttttgGCGAGCAAAATAAACTGCTAAGATGTATTAAAGTATCATAATAGCACATTTAGcacaaacatatttatatatatataaaaaaatcttgaattttaatttacagttggtagattttgaaatgtaaaacccATTCAGCACTCATGTTTTTTCTTGTACAGTGTCATTAAACCCTAGACTAATAAACCATTCACTCACAGAAAACCTTTACAGAACATCCCAGAAataaacgtctctaggttacgaatgtaaccctagttcctcgaaggaacgagacgctgcgtcaaaagcgctttggggaaacgcctttggcaagatcaactctgaatatcgtgtgcaatcagtccaatggaagagcgtgacgtcacaggtggggtgacgtagcgaccaggaagttATAAAGGcacatgccacgcagctggcttcagcttcgagtagggaagcaagcgccggcaggggtgccgggagtatggctctgcgactcagcgtctcgttccttcaaggaactagggttacattcgtaacctagagacgttcctcttcaggaactcaagctgcatcAAAAGCGCTTTGGgcaacgatgtgccaacgctgccagactaccaatcccctgcctagtgtgtatccgaagagcacagctaaggcaagaggacagaagagccaggagcggctcgcatatcgagattgtaaaatctggcaaatgtagagggtgtggaccatcccgcagcattgcagatgtccaagagggacacacctgctataAAGGCCTTAGAGGCAACCATACTCcgcgtagagtgagccttggcttccaaaggaaggggaagaccagaggactcataggagacgttgatagcctcgactatccaacgactaagggtctgcttagaggcaggggaaccctttttaggaggactgtagcaaacaagcaattggtcagattatctccacagggcagctttgtggacgtatgcgtccagcgttcgcactggacacatacaatttagcttctcctggtctggctcccgaaagggaggagggcagaaggcctgcagtacgataggttgtggtgtaacagagggaactttgggaacataacccgctcgagggtataagaatgctttggccataccaggggcaaagtctaagtagttaggggccaccgagagggcctgaaggtctccaactctctttagagatgtaatagccagtaacagggcagtcttaagggtcagatgtctatctgatgtATCTTGAATTCGCTTGAATGGAGCTTtgcagagagcctctaacaccacgaccaagtcccatgggggaatacgggaccgtactggaggtctcagcctcagtgaaCCGtgaaggaaacgtgtaactagggggtgcctacccactgactgaccatcgaaagggacgtggtaagcagctatggccaccacgtacacctttaagggggagtgagttaaccccgcagagagcctagcttgtagaaactcaagaactgtaccaactgggcagttaacagggtcaagctggcggtctctgcaccatgaggtgaagagtttccacctcggcgtacagtttcctcgtagagggagctctggattggaggagggtctcaacaacctcagttgagagaccggaagctatgaactgtgtcccctcaggggccacacccacaacttccacagctccgggcgagggtggattattttgccctgcgcctgagagagtagatctgtcctaatcggaatctcccatggagagctgtCGAGGAGAGAGACCAGATccgcgaaccatactcggcccggccagaacggggctaccaGCAACAGACGGACCCTGTCCCGGCGTACTcttgccagaactcccgggagcagaacagtggggggaaaggcgtacagacgaagcctcggccaggtctgtgtcatggcatctagtcccagtggagctgggtgaactagagagaaccagaggggacattgcgatgtctcttgagtctcgaagaggtccacctgagctttgccaaatatctgccatatctgcttcaccacctcggggtgaagcatccattccccgggcctcggcccctgtcttgacagcatgtctgctcccacattcaacctaccaggaatatatactgctcttaacgagaggagtttgccctgggaccacaggaggatctggtataccagcttgtataaggggcgtgaacgcagacctccctggtgattgatataagagaccactgatgtgttgtcaatgcgcaccaacacatgacggcctctcaggtctgggaggaaatatttcaatgctcgatacactgctagcatttctagacaattgatgtgccatgtcagatggcgaccactccacagaccgcgggcagggtggccactcatgaccgcaccccaaccgttacacggcgaccaagagctcgCAACACCGggcctgattcaagaaccaaggtttcttccatatgtctaaggcacgaaggcattgccgcatgaccttgatagttcggaatggatttcccctcggggaaaaccccttggtcttgagccaccactgcaggggcctcatgtgcaggaggccaaaaggtatcacgttggacgcagctgccatgagccctaacagtctctgaaactgcttgacagtgagtgactggccttctctgactctcttgactgaggaaagaattgactcaatccgagcaggagacatacgtgcctgcatcgtggtcgaatcccacactacgcctagataggtggttctctgaactggagaaagtacactcttcttggcgttcagtctcaaacccagctcccccatatgggcgagaacgacacctcgatgttgaaccgccatctgctctgattgagctaaaatcaatcaatcatcaatatagttcagaatgcggatgccctgcatacggaggggtaccagagccgcatctacacatttcgtgaacgtgcggggtgagagtgcaaggccgaagggaagtactcgatattggtaggctttgcccccgaaagcgaacctcaggaacttcctgtgttgtggaaggatggatatatggaagtatgcatctttaagatctattgtgacaaaccagtcctcggatctgatttgagctacaacctgtttgacagtgagcattttgaacttcagtgacattactgagaggtttaattgacgtaagtctacgatcggacgcaaccccccatccttctttggaactatgaaataccaactgtaaaacccggactccctgtctagaggagggaccacctcgatggcctccttccttaatagggtattcacttcttgttccatcaccagagcctgctgggggccgacgactgtcggtgtaacc harbors:
- the insyn2ab gene encoding inhibitory synaptic factor 2A — protein: MVSKEAGRCTLSSSESDSESGGPSLEGSGADAVRKRNKALQVRFKDICEAQNETAHRGARDRSVSCKVIHRRYMTMPARRSIPNVTKSTGVQTSPDLKKRYKTFPFDRKKGNVIKHTALVENYPDQNNCFLSDVKGGDLGTRYEGRVQQTRVLLHTTPQYSDAKDLCAGPECLDGKLCPDLSDTVLDQSDSRKDTNVLGSGAKHKGLPSESEAGAGQQPNCASLTTPTQPLQVRGDCSKISGPIAWTSLTQVECPESPSGSCKLKKDTAQLNGLQMQSQALPHSASCASQAHCHSSQNSGTAETRQGMQGQLIALPGADGNVKDRLQAMEALINSSQETIKVLLGVIQELERGEAQREGLSYRTGQDTANCDTCRNSACIIYSVELDFKLQEDKLQPLMKRLCPLEEPSYPSLPYTHEVFTSTPKRKSKTETKKHARWKLWFL